One Pseudomonas syringae CC1557 genomic window, AATCGGTGCCGACCGCGTTGGTATCCGCATCTCGCCCTATGGCCAGCTGTTCGACATGCCGCTCTACCCAGAGATCGACGAAACCTACTCGGCGCTGTGTGCAGGCATGCGCGAACGCGGCATCGCCTACGTACACGTCATGGACCAGACGCACTTCTTCATGGCCGAACAAAGCTCGGCGGCGCAGGAGCAGGCACTACGCAAACTGCTCAAGCACTGCAAGGCCGAACTGGGCGACACCGCGCTGATCCTCGCCGGCGACATGACCCGCGAACGCGCTGATGCGCTGCTGGAGGAAAACCTGATCGACCTGGCTGCGTTTGGCCAGCCCTTCATCGGCAACCCCGACCTGGTCGCCCGGCTGAAAAACGGCTGGCCGCTGACCACCCCGGACCGTGACAGCTACTACGGTGGCGATGCGCACGGCTACATCGACTACGCGCCTTACCGCGCTTGACCCACTGGCCGAGGCGCCGCGTTCGAGCGTTGCCTCGGTTGGCCTCACGGTGAAAGTCGTCTCTCAGGATAGAAGTGGGAGACTGAGCTGAGGATCATCAAATCCTGGAAACCAAAAAGCCCCGCATTGCGGGGCTTTGAGGATAAATAATGGCGGAGAGATAGGGATTCGAACCCTAGGTACCGGTGAAGGTACAACGGATTTCGAATCCGTCCCATTCGGCCACTCTGGCATCTCTCCAACGGCGCGAATCATAACAGCATCAGCACGGAAGGCGAAGCCCTTCCGCTGATTTTTTTCGTGCTATCAAGCGCTTGCGTGTTTTTTCCGCTTACAGCGGCACGCCCAGACGGTTTGCGACTTCTTCGTAGGCTTCGATAACGTCGCCCAGACCCTGGCGGAAGCGATCCTTGTCCATTTTCTTGCGGGTGTCTTTGTCCCAAAGGCGGCAGCCGTCCGGGCTGAATTCGTCGCCGAGGACGATTTCACCGTGGAATACGCCGAACTCCAGTTTGAAGTCGACCAACAGCAAGCCGGCTTCGTCGAACAGTTTGGTCAGGACTTCGTTGACCTTGATCGACAGTTCTTTCATGCGAACCAGTTGCTCGGCGGTGCCCCAGCCGAATGCCACGACGTGGGATTCGTTGATGAACGGGTCGCCCTTGGCATCGTCCTTGAGGAACAGCTCGAATGTGTACGGATTGAGCCTGGTGCCTTCTTCGATGCCCAGGCGCTTGACCAGGCTGCCAGCGGCGTAGTTACGCACTACGCACTCGACCGGGATCATGTCCAGTTTCTTGACCAGGCACTCATTGTCGCCCAGCAGCTTGTCGAATTGGGTCGGAACGCCCGCCTCTTCAAGTTTCTGCATGATGAAGGCGTTGAACTTGTTGTTCACCATGCCTTTGCGGTCGAGCTGTTCGATGCGCTTGCCGTCGAACGCCGAGGTGTCGTTGCGGAACAGCAGGATCAAGCGGTCAGCGTCGTCGGTCTTGTAAACCGACTTGGCTTTGCCGCGGTAGAGTTCTTCACGTTTTTCCATGATGGGCTCCGCTTGCTAAGTAGTTGGGCTAGGCGATATGTCGCCAGTCGAGCCCTGAATCTTGGTCGGCCAGTTGCAGCCAGTCCGGGTCGCATCCGAGGGTGTCGACAAAACATTGTCGGGCCAGATGCGGCAGGTTGTTCTTGCTGCTGAGATGCGCCAGCACCAGGTGCTGAAGGTCCTGCCATCCCAGTTCGCTCACCAGGCTGGCGGCCTGATGATTGTTCAAATGCCCTGTTTCACAACCGACGCGCTGCTTGAGGAAGACCGGGTACTGACCTCGGGCAAGCATGTCGCGACAGTGGTTGGCCTCGATCATCAAGGCATCCAGACCCTGATAACGCTGCAGCACGTTGGAACAGTAAGAGCCCAGATCAGTCAGCAGGCCGAATTTGCGTTTGCCGTCGTTGAAGACAAACTGCGTCGGCTCAAGTGCATCGTGAGCAACGGACACCACATCGATGCCCAGTGATCCGATCTGCACACTCTCCCCGCCCGCCAACAACCGCGTCGCTTCGACCGGCTTGCGCATCCCGCGCAAGGTGCCGCTGCTGAGGTAGACCGGAACATCGTAGCGCCGCGACAGCAAGCCAACGCCATGCACATGATCCGCATGTTCGTGGGTTACCAGAATGGCACTTAACTGGCTGGCCGCGACGCCCAGACGAGCGAGGCGTCGCTCGGTTTCCCGCAGGGAGAAACCGCAGTCGACCAGTACGTACGTATCGTTGCTTGCGACCAGCGTGCCGTTGCCACGACTGCCGCTGCCGAGAACTGCGAAACGCACTTAACCCAGGTTGTCTTGAATGACACTCAACACCCGGCGAGCAATATCTGCTGGCGCGACGGTATTGATGTTCTTCTCGACGGTCACTTGAACGTTGTCACCCACCTTGCTCAGGCGAACCTGATAACGCTCGGCGCGGGCATCGATCTCTTCCTTGCTGGACTTGCTGCCAAACAGGCGACCAAAGAAACCGGGCTCGTTGTCAGGCGTTTTCGCCTTTTCGGCCAGGTTGATGTAGTACAGACCCAGGCTGCGGTTGATGTCTTCTACACGCCAATCGCCCTGATCCAGCGCACGACCGACACTCGACCATGCGCGGTCCAGATCGGCACCCAGGTTCAATACCGGGTTGCCGCTGCCATCTTCGCTGAGCGCGACACGGCTTGGAGTGTCGTAGTCACGCGCAGCCAACAGGGAGATCGACCCGCCTTTTTCAGCGTTACGGCCCATGCTGGCGAGCAGATCGTCCGTCAGTGCGGCGTCAAGACCCAGGTTGGTGGTGCGGTTCGGGAATGCTACGTCGGCAGTGCTGCCGGCAGGACGCTCGACGCTGACCACATAGACTTCACTGGTATTACGCTGCACGCCCGGTTCGATACGGACCCGCACGCGGGTTTCGGCATCGGCGGCCACACCAGCAGCACTCAGACGCTTGGAAACTGAAGCGGACAGTTCGTCCAGACGCTGCCAGGAGGAGCTGAATTCGCCAGTCTGCGGACGCTCTTCAGCGATGCGGAAACCGTTGTCTTCAAAATACTGGTGGGCCACCGGCCAGACTTCGGCAGGTTGGCGCTGCGCCAGAATCCAGTGTGCGTCGCCGCTCTTCTGCAGGCTGAAATCACTCGACTCGGAAGTCGTGGCCAGCGGCTGAGGACGAGGGACCGTATATTCGCCCTCTTTCTGAGCACTGTCAGCCACGTTGCGCGGGATCGGCAGCAACGGATCCATACGCTTGACGCCAGTGACGTCAGCGGGCAACTGCATCGGTGGGGTCTGGGTGGCTTGAAGGTAATCGCTGCCGCGATCACGGAAGTAACCATCTTCGCCCCAGAGCCAACCGCAACCGCTGGTACTGGAGATGATAAGAGCAAGTGCGGAAAGTCCGGCCAATCGCTTCATTGCGTGATACTTCCTCAATTAAACCAGGACGCCGGACTGGCGCATGGCCTGACGCAGCGGTTCGTGACAGGCCTGGCTGAGCCAGGTCAGCGGCAGACGGATACCGTCTGGCATCAGACCCATTTCATGCAAAGCCCATTTCACGGGGATAGGGTTGGATTCAATGAACAGGGTGTTGTTGAGCGGCATGAGCGTCTCGTGGATCGCTCTTGCAGTCGCGGCATCGCCACGCATCGCGGCCGCACACAGCTCGCTCATGGCGCGCGGTGCAACGTTGGCGGTGACGGATATATTGCCCTTGCCGCCCAGCAGCATCAATTCGACAGCCGTGGCGTCGTCACCGGAGTACACCAGAAAATCGCTGCTGACGCTGGCCAGGATGTCCTTGGCGCGCTGCAGGTTACCAGTGGCTTCCTTGATACCGATGATGTTTTTTACGGTCGACAGACGCGCAACGGTCTCTGGCAGCATGTCGCAGGCTGTACGACCCGGCACGTTGTAGAGGATCTGCGGGATGTCGACGGCGTTGGCGATGTGGCTGAAATGCTGGAACAAGCCTTCCTGGGTCGGCTTGTTGTAGTAAGGCGTCACCAGCAGGCACGCGTCGGCACCCGCGTTTTTGGCGTTGGTGGTCAGTTCGACGGCTTCACGCGTCGAATTGGCGCCTGTGCCGGCGATGACCGGGATACGACCTGCAACCTGAGCGACGACCCGGCGGATGACTTCGATGTGTTCGTTCACATCCAGCGTCGCCGATTCACCGGTGGTGCCGACGGCAACAATGGCGTTGGTGCCCTCTTGCAAGTGGAAGTCAACCAGTTTGCTCAGGCTGTCCCAGTCAAGACGACCTTGTGCATCCATTGGTGTGACCAGTGCCACCATACTGCCCGCAATCATGCAACCGCTCCTGCCGGAAAAAGAGAGCGGTAATGGTACTGGCGCTATCAGCCTTGTACAAGCGAAGTACCACGCTCTGAGCATTCCCCTGAGCGATGGTTTTCGCTACCCTTCGTCCTTTGATCGGTACTGGTCATCTGCGCACCTCGCTCAATCGGTCGAATTTGTCGCCAGAAGCCCCGTTCCAGTGCACTCCAGCCTGGTCATGGCATGTCCATGCAGGTCAGGCGCTCCGGGACCCGGATCGATATCTTGCGACACCGATTGTCGAAACAGCCCCGCAGGTCCGAAAAAGTACCGACCGCTCATCGTCTAGGAATGCTGCATGTCGTCCACCCCCACAGTTCGCGAACAATTCCTTGTCATCAGTGCCCTTGGCGCCAACCCCATGGAGCTGACCAACGTCCTGTGCCGTGCCAGCCATGAAAACCGTTGCTCGGTAGTGACCTCGCGCCTGACTCGCCATGGCGAGTGCAGCGCGCTGATCCTTCAGGTCTCCGGTAGCTGGGACGCTCTGGCACGCCTTGAAACCGGCTTGCCGGGGCTTTCCAAGAAGCACGCGTTCACGACCAGCGTCGTGCGCAGCGCCACTCTGGAAAGCCGTCCGGAGGCCCTGCCCTATGTGGCTTACGTGAGTTCGGCCTACCGCCCGGATATCATCAATGAGCTGTGCCAGTTCTTCATCGACCATAACGTCGAGCTGGAAAACCTGATCTGCGATACGTACCAGGCGCCACAGACGGGCGGCACGATGCTCAACGCGACGTTTACCGTCACGCTGCCTGCCGGTACGCAAATCAGCTGGTTGCGCGATCAGTTTCTCGATTTTGCCGACGCGCTCAATCTTGACGCACTGATCGAACCCTGGCGCCCACAAGCCCCAATGTAAGGAGTCCCCATGACCGTTACAGTAGATCAACCGGTTCCCGATTTTCAGGCACCCGCGACCAGCGGGCAGACGATCAACCTGTCTGCACTCAAGGGTCAGCAGGTGGTGATTTATTTCTATCCGAAAGACAACACGCCCGGCTGTACGACCCAGGGTCAGGACTTTCGTGATCATATCGCCAGTTTTCAGGCCGCCAATACGGTCGTGCTGGGTGTATCCCGCGACAGCCTGAAGACGCACGAGAATTTCAAGACCAAGCAGTCCTTCCCGTTCGAGCTGATTTCGGACAAGGACGAAGCCCTCTGCCAGCTGTTCGACGTGATCAAGCTCAAAAAGCTGTATGGCAAGGAATACCTAGGCGTTGATCGCAGCACCTTCCTGATCGACAAGGAAGGCGTATTGCGTCAGGAGTGGCGTAGCGTGAAGGTGCCTGGCCATGTCGCTGAAGTACTGGCTCAGGCCGAAGCCCTCAACAAGGGCTGATGCCGACAACCGCTGCGGTGCGCAAGGCGCCGCAGCGTAGCTTCAGAGCAGAGGCGCTACCGGTGGCTCATTGCGCGGCCAGGCGTCGAGCACGGCTTTGAACAGGGTTGCCAGCGGAATCGCAAAGAAGATCCCCCAGAAGCCCCACAGTCCTCCGAACAGCAGGACGGCGCAGATGATCGCGACCGGGTGCAGATTGACCGCTTCGGAAAACAGCAGTGGCACCAGAACGTTGCCATCCAGCGCCTGAATGATGCCGTGGGCGATCATCAGATAGATGAATTGATCACCCCAACCCCACTGAAACAGACCGATCAGCGCCACTGGCACTGTCACCACCACTGCGCCGACATACGGCACGACCACCGATATGCCGACCAGCATCGCCAGTAGCGCAGCGTAATTGAGCCCGAGCGCGACGAAGGCAATGTAGGTCACTCCACCGCAGATGAAAATTTCGATGACCTTGCCACGGATGTAATTGGCAATCTGGCGCTTCATCTCATCAGCCACACGATTGAGCAGCGCCCGCTCGCGTGGCAGGTAGCCTCGCGCCCAGCGACCAATCATGTGTCGATCCTTGAGGAAGAAGAACACCAGGATCGGCACCAGCACCAGATAGATCATCAGGTTGACCAGCACCGGCAGGCTGGACAGCGAGAACGTCAACGCCAGTTGGCCGACTTTCCCGACTTCGCCCCGCGCCACTTCGATGGCCAACAGAACCTGCTCGTCGGACACCAGATGCGGGTAGCGCTCCGGCAGCAACAGCAACACCGACTGCCATTTGGCAAACATGCCCGGCAGTTCGTTGAACAGCGTGATCATCTGATGCCAGAGCAGTGGCACCAGCACCAGCAGGAACACCAGCAGTACGCCGATGAATAACGTGAACACAACGCCGACAGCCGCCATCTCCGGCATTCGCAGGCGCTCCAGGAGGCTGACCAGGCCGTGCATCAGAAACGCCAGCACCAAACCGGCCAGGACCGGAGCCAGCATTCCACCCAGGGTCAGAACCAGGGTGAAGGCCAAAACCAGCAAGACCGCCAGCACCACCGCTTCTTCGTCAGAGAAATAGCGTTGCATCCAGTTGCGAAGCACGTTGAACATCAAACTTCCTTTTCGGAAAAAATAGCGTCGGCGGATCAGGCCTTGCGAAGCCAGAAGCGATAGACACCCGCATCGACTTCTTCATGTAAAAGCTCATGCCCGGCAAGCCTGGCAAAGGTTCGAAAATCACGCTGCGAGCCGGCGTCGGTTGCGATCACTTTCAGCACCGCACCGCTGGCCAGACGATTGAGTTCCATCTTGGCTTTCAGCAAAGGCAATGGACAGTTGAGACCACTGGCATCCAGTTCAGCGTCACAGGCCTCGGGGCGCACTACAGCGTCAGACATCGTTAATCTCCAGGCGGACACATCGAATTACAAAGCAGGTCCGAAAAGGCAGGACGAACAAGGCGGCAAGAATACCTCACTCTGGTCAGCACGCCATTGAGCCAGCTACAGTACAGGTTCTTCTGACAAGAGCTTCATGCATGAATTTTTTGCGCCCCACCCTGCTCACCCTCGCCTGCCTGTTCGCTACACATGGCATGGCGGATGACTTACCCTCGCTTGGTGACGCCAGCTCCTCGATTGTCTCCCCCGAACAGGAGCACCGTCTGGGCCGCGCGTGGCTGGGGTTGCTGCGCAGCCAGGTGGCGCAGCTGTCGGACCCGCAACTCAAGGACTACGTCGAAACGTCGGTCTACAGCCTTGCCGAGACCAGCCAGGTTCAGGACCGACGACTTGAATTCATTCTGATCAACAGCCCGCAACTCAACGCCTTTGCCGCACCCGGCGGCATCATCGGCGTCAACGGTGGCCTGTTTCTCAATGCTCAGACCGAGGGCGAGTACGCCTCGGTACTGGCTCACGAACTGGCTCACTTGTCGCAGCGCCACTTCGCCAGAGGCATCGAAGCCCAGCAACGTATGCAGGTGCCGGTAATGGCCGCGATGCTGGCGGGTATCGTCATGGCAGCCGCAGGCGCTGGTGACGCCGGTATTGCTGCCATCGCCGGCTCGCAGGCTGCCGCGATCCAGGAACAACGGCGCTTTTCGCGCCAGAACGAGCAGGAGGCCGACCGCATTGGCATTCTCAACCTGGAGAAGGCAGGTTATGACCCGCGCAACATGCCGACCATGTTCGAACGCCTCATGCGCCAATATCGATTCGACGCCAGGCCTCCAGAGTTTCTGCTGACTCACCCGGTCAGCGAGTCGCGGATCGCCGACACACGCAACCGTGCCGAGCAGGCCAAACCAGGCGGCAAGGAAGACAGCCTGCTGTATCAACTGATGCGCGCCCGCGTGGCACTGATCTACGAAGAAACCCCAGGCATCGCCGCCAAGCGCTTCCGTGCGCAACTGGTCGAAAACCCGAAATCCGATCCGGCGCGCTATGGCCTGGCCATCGCGCAGATCAAGGGCGGACAACTGAACGAGGCCAGGGAAACCCTCAAACCACTGCTCGAAAAAGCGCCAAACGACATTACCTACAACCTGACGCAGATCGACCTGGACATCACCAATAACCGACTGGCAGATGCCCAGCAGCGAGTGGATCGCATGCTGACGCTTTATCCGGCCAATTATCCGCTCAACGATGTGCGTATCGACGTGCTGCTCAAACAGAACCGCACCGCCGAAGCCGAGAAAAGCCTTGAGGCACTGCTGAAGACGCGACCGGACGATCCGGACATCTGGTACGTCGTGGCTGAAACCCGTGGCCTGAATGGCAATACCATCGGCCTGCATCAGGCGCGCGCCGAGTACTTTGCGCTGGTCGGTGATTTTCGACAGGCGATCCAGCAGCTGGACTTCGCCAAACGCCGTGCGGCCAATAATTTTCAGCTGGCGTCACGTATCGATGCGCGGCAAAAGGATCTGATCGAGCAGGAGCGGATGGTCAAGGACATGATGAACTGATCGTCCGGCGCGAGGTGCCCGATACGACCGGCAATGAAAAACCCGACGCTTCAGTCGGGCTTTTTCATTAGAGCTATCAGGCGTTGCCTGCCTGTCGCAAACGCGCTGCCTGAGTGAAGTCCAGCATGCGCTGCAATGGGCGTACAGCATTGGGGATCAGCGCCGGGTCGACAAATATCTCGTTACTGCCCTCACGCAGGCACTGCAAGGTGCGCTCAAGCGTATTCATCGCCATCCACGGGCAATGTGCACAACTCCGGCACGCAGCGCCGTTGCCGGCCGTAGGCGCCTCGATGAAGATCTTGTCCGGGCACAGCTGCTGCATCTTGTAAAAAATGCCCCGATCCGTCGCGACAATGAATGTCGTGTTGGGCAAGCGTTGCGCTGCGGCAATCATCTGGCTGGTGGAGCCGACCACGTCAGCCAATTCAATGACCGCTTCCGGCGACTCCGGGTGAACCAGAATCGCAGCCTCGGGGTACAAGGCTTTCATGTCTTCGAGCTGCTTGGATTTAAACTCTTCGTGGACGATGCAGGCACCGTCCCACAACAGCATGTCAGCGCCGGTTTCACGCTGAATGTAGCGACCCAGGTGCTTGTCTGGAGCCCAGATGATTTTCTCACCGTTGTCCATCAGGCTTTCGACGATCTCCAGCGCACAGCCTGAGGTCACCACCCAGTCCGCGCGCGCTTTGACCGCTGCCGAGGTGTTGGCATACACCACCACCGTACGTTCCGGGTGCTGGTCGCAAAAAGCGGAAAACTCGTCGACCGGGCAACCCACATCGAGCGAGCAGGTGGCTTCGAGCGTTGGCATAAATACGCGTTTTTCCGGGTTGAGAATTTTCGCGGTTTCCCCCATGAAACGCACACCCGCCACCAGTACAGTGCTGGCCGCGTGGTTATTGCTGAAGCGCGCCATTTCAAGAGAGTCGGCCACGCAGCCACCGGTTTCCTCGGCGAGCGCCTGGATAACCGGATCACAGTAATAGTGAGCGACCAGCACGGCGTCCTGCTTCTTGAGTTCCGCAGCAATGTCGGCACGGTAACGCGCTTGCTCTGCCGGGCTCAACGTCCTGGGCTGTTTGGCATCGAGATGCGCTTGCACCAGGAAACGTTCGGAGATCTGTGTCATGTTCACGGGACCTGAAAGCGCCAGTGCGCGAAAGGCAAGTTTACACCCGAAATACAGGCAATAAAAAAGCCTGACAGAGGCTGCGCCATCTGTACCAAGGCTTACGGCTAATATCCGGTGGATATCGGCCAGACTTCTTAAGGCGCGCCGATTCTAGCGCCAAAAAACTGATTTAACAGCTGTTTCTGACTCAGCAGGCACCGATGAGAGGCGTTCCTGAAACCGCTTGATGAGGCATTCATTCCGACCTGCACGCCAATGAAGAGCAGCCGAGCACTGCGCAGGCAGCGGTTCCATTACAGACGGGCTTCTGCCCGCCACTGAAGGACGTCTTGCCGTTACGCCGACGCCCCCGCTTCAATCATGCGATGCCTTGGTTCGACGGCGCACATACCTTGCCAATGCCGCAAGAGTCACCAGCGCTACCGCCGCGAGGAAGATCGGCAGGCGATAGGGCTTCAGATCG contains:
- a CDS encoding glycine cleavage system protein R, coding for MSSTPTVREQFLVISALGANPMELTNVLCRASHENRCSVVTSRLTRHGECSALILQVSGSWDALARLETGLPGLSKKHAFTTSVVRSATLESRPEALPYVAYVSSAYRPDIINELCQFFIDHNVELENLICDTYQAPQTGGTMLNATFTVTLPAGTQISWLRDQFLDFADALNLDALIEPWRPQAPM
- the bamC gene encoding outer membrane protein assembly factor BamC: MKRLAGLSALALIISSTSGCGWLWGEDGYFRDRGSDYLQATQTPPMQLPADVTGVKRMDPLLPIPRNVADSAQKEGEYTVPRPQPLATTSESSDFSLQKSGDAHWILAQRQPAEVWPVAHQYFEDNGFRIAEERPQTGEFSSSWQRLDELSASVSKRLSAAGVAADAETRVRVRIEPGVQRNTSEVYVVSVERPAGSTADVAFPNRTTNLGLDAALTDDLLASMGRNAEKGGSISLLAARDYDTPSRVALSEDGSGNPVLNLGADLDRAWSSVGRALDQGDWRVEDINRSLGLYYINLAEKAKTPDNEPGFFGRLFGSKSSKEEIDARAERYQVRLSKVGDNVQVTVEKNINTVAPADIARRVLSVIQDNLG
- a CDS encoding M48 family metalloprotease, with the translated sequence MNFLRPTLLTLACLFATHGMADDLPSLGDASSSIVSPEQEHRLGRAWLGLLRSQVAQLSDPQLKDYVETSVYSLAETSQVQDRRLEFILINSPQLNAFAAPGGIIGVNGGLFLNAQTEGEYASVLAHELAHLSQRHFARGIEAQQRMQVPVMAAMLAGIVMAAAGAGDAGIAAIAGSQAAAIQEQRRFSRQNEQEADRIGILNLEKAGYDPRNMPTMFERLMRQYRFDARPPEFLLTHPVSESRIADTRNRAEQAKPGGKEDSLLYQLMRARVALIYEETPGIAAKRFRAQLVENPKSDPARYGLAIAQIKGGQLNEARETLKPLLEKAPNDITYNLTQIDLDITNNRLADAQQRVDRMLTLYPANYPLNDVRIDVLLKQNRTAEAEKSLEALLKTRPDDPDIWYVVAETRGLNGNTIGLHQARAEYFALVGDFRQAIQQLDFAKRRAANNFQLASRIDARQKDLIEQERMVKDMMN
- a CDS encoding sulfurtransferase TusA family protein yields the protein MSDAVVRPEACDAELDASGLNCPLPLLKAKMELNRLASGAVLKVIATDAGSQRDFRTFARLAGHELLHEEVDAGVYRFWLRKA
- a CDS encoding peroxiredoxin; amino-acid sequence: MTVTVDQPVPDFQAPATSGQTINLSALKGQQVVIYFYPKDNTPGCTTQGQDFRDHIASFQAANTVVLGVSRDSLKTHENFKTKQSFPFELISDKDEALCQLFDVIKLKKLYGKEYLGVDRSTFLIDKEGVLRQEWRSVKVPGHVAEVLAQAEALNKG
- a CDS encoding MBL fold metallo-hydrolase translates to MRFAVLGSGSRGNGTLVASNDTYVLVDCGFSLRETERRLARLGVAASQLSAILVTHEHADHVHGVGLLSRRYDVPVYLSSGTLRGMRKPVEATRLLAGGESVQIGSLGIDVVSVAHDALEPTQFVFNDGKRKFGLLTDLGSYCSNVLQRYQGLDALMIEANHCRDMLARGQYPVFLKQRVGCETGHLNNHQAASLVSELGWQDLQHLVLAHLSSKNNLPHLARQCFVDTLGCDPDWLQLADQDSGLDWRHIA
- the nadA gene encoding quinolinate synthase NadA, which gives rise to MTQISERFLVQAHLDAKQPRTLSPAEQARYRADIAAELKKQDAVLVAHYYCDPVIQALAEETGGCVADSLEMARFSNNHAASTVLVAGVRFMGETAKILNPEKRVFMPTLEATCSLDVGCPVDEFSAFCDQHPERTVVVYANTSAAVKARADWVVTSGCALEIVESLMDNGEKIIWAPDKHLGRYIQRETGADMLLWDGACIVHEEFKSKQLEDMKALYPEAAILVHPESPEAVIELADVVGSTSQMIAAAQRLPNTTFIVATDRGIFYKMQQLCPDKIFIEAPTAGNGAACRSCAHCPWMAMNTLERTLQCLREGSNEIFVDPALIPNAVRPLQRMLDFTQAARLRQAGNA
- the purC gene encoding phosphoribosylaminoimidazolesuccinocarboxamide synthase, which translates into the protein MEKREELYRGKAKSVYKTDDADRLILLFRNDTSAFDGKRIEQLDRKGMVNNKFNAFIMQKLEEAGVPTQFDKLLGDNECLVKKLDMIPVECVVRNYAAGSLVKRLGIEEGTRLNPYTFELFLKDDAKGDPFINESHVVAFGWGTAEQLVRMKELSIKVNEVLTKLFDEAGLLLVDFKLEFGVFHGEIVLGDEFSPDGCRLWDKDTRKKMDKDRFRQGLGDVIEAYEEVANRLGVPL
- a CDS encoding AI-2E family transporter, with the protein product MFNVLRNWMQRYFSDEEAVVLAVLLVLAFTLVLTLGGMLAPVLAGLVLAFLMHGLVSLLERLRMPEMAAVGVVFTLFIGVLLVFLLVLVPLLWHQMITLFNELPGMFAKWQSVLLLLPERYPHLVSDEQVLLAIEVARGEVGKVGQLALTFSLSSLPVLVNLMIYLVLVPILVFFFLKDRHMIGRWARGYLPRERALLNRVADEMKRQIANYIRGKVIEIFICGGVTYIAFVALGLNYAALLAMLVGISVVVPYVGAVVVTVPVALIGLFQWGWGDQFIYLMIAHGIIQALDGNVLVPLLFSEAVNLHPVAIICAVLLFGGLWGFWGIFFAIPLATLFKAVLDAWPRNEPPVAPLL
- the dapA gene encoding 4-hydroxy-tetrahydrodipicolinate synthase, coding for MIAGSMVALVTPMDAQGRLDWDSLSKLVDFHLQEGTNAIVAVGTTGESATLDVNEHIEVIRRVVAQVAGRIPVIAGTGANSTREAVELTTNAKNAGADACLLVTPYYNKPTQEGLFQHFSHIANAVDIPQILYNVPGRTACDMLPETVARLSTVKNIIGIKEATGNLQRAKDILASVSSDFLVYSGDDATAVELMLLGGKGNISVTANVAPRAMSELCAAAMRGDAATARAIHETLMPLNNTLFIESNPIPVKWALHEMGLMPDGIRLPLTWLSQACHEPLRQAMRQSGVLV